Proteins found in one Mangifera indica cultivar Alphonso chromosome 15, CATAS_Mindica_2.1, whole genome shotgun sequence genomic segment:
- the LOC123198170 gene encoding uncharacterized protein LOC123198170 isoform X10 — MAFDSSDFPVPQESSCYMQLGWQCDFYFGYGFDVIEEDATNEKYCIQVLRILITKADTEIDELEKDLVFLQNELAGVEYEEWFEICCNALRKQIDCLYIAVRSLKSKDKNDIEVRFLMYRKPLKSLHEILKALLGDYCNDKDKQNEQPLDAMVLDSFDSTVLPPEHLEENSKFIFSDSSTVVKEESQASSITYSESGSFLNTPLTHQEKKRNNSEAAKFYYEQPRYTNGKDSSPNSLKSEAGDHDEKEVLSTVDMEPAMKGEAREHYFTSVCNQVIQNSSLNSMDERRCSLELAMDQPVDIMLKNPNGTGLKHVVNYSNKKEKICSSNSKIVSDEAEENSSASTEDVIILDSASNSMGKDAKLCRRIKPINTVDKELDSNACSREEGHHNVRRNRCKPHLEVNGNEEVSTYHTTTAGKDKILDSPSDPEGKVHPPKAQKQPANAVIGDANTDALRHSTGVSRGRNNSGLSLCIPRQAKVGNLDSSSESTGALSHTTVSRQEKVGNLNTSLDALSLATGLSSRRNNSDSALTTSRHLRVRNSHFSPPALRHATGLEQGRNNSDSKVGGFRQAKGGNCEFDQKLCDFAQKAARKRGMKESNLILADRLKSSHLSPEVKGKGKPSLQIVKVEKSCLTDTEMSALTSLLDLQDDKGKKRGNAQAVEGKKLGEDVQMTETVAHNVKYNTGLSVKPQKHYGKRKSKSNSPGVKESGLQSLGIVPQPSFVAKSKGQWKSEPGSDSSSSNHSLNSKMRKKAVQHVQCEAEEQSIALDDSQNSTSQPQKKRKKNLSIPVLVEIKGSTLQIDLSKSRRDLNHAAGKTGAIESS, encoded by the exons ATGGCATTTGATTCAAGTGATTTTCCAGTTCCACAAGAGAGTAGTTGCTATATGCAACTTGGCTGGCAATGTGACTTCTACTTCGGTTATGGGTTTG ATGTGATTGAAGAAGATGCTACGAATGAGAAATATTGTATACAGGTGCTGAGGATCTTGATCACAAAGGCTGACACTGAAATTGATGAACTCGAAAAAGATTTAGTGTTTCTTCAAAATGAACTAGCTGGGGTAGAATACGAAGAATGGTTTGAGATATGTTGCAATGCTTTGCGAAAACAGATAGATTGCCTTTATATCGCGGTAAGGAGTTTGAAGAGTAAAGATAAAAACGATATTGAAGTTCGATTTTTGATGTATAGAAAACCTCTTAAGAGTTTGCATGAAATATTAAAAGCTCTACTCGGAGACTACTGCAACGATAAAGATAAACAG AATGAACAGCCCCTCGATGCGATGGTGCTAGACAGTTTTGATTCTACCGTACTTCCTCCTGAACATCTGGaagaaaactcaaaatttattttttctgactCGAGCACTGTTGTAAAGGAGGAAAGTCAAGCATCCAGTATTACCTATTCAGAAAGTGGTTCATTTTTAAATACACCTCTGACCCatcaagagaagaaaagaaataattcAGAAGCAGCTAAG TTCTATTATGAACAGCCTAGGTATACTAATGGTAAAGATTCCAGTCCAAACTCTTTGAAATCAGAAGCTGGTGACCATGATGAAAAAGAAGTATTAAGCACCGTTGACATGGAACCTGCTATGAAGGGGGAAGCCAGAGAACACTATTTTACTTCAGTGTGTAACCAAGTGATCCAAAATTCGTCTTTGAATTCCATGGATGAGAGAAGATGTAGTCTAGAACTGGCTATGGACCAG CCTGTTGATATCATGTTGAAGAATCCCAATGGAACTGGTTTGAAGCATGTTGTTAACTACTCCaacaagaaggaaaaaatttgctcttcaaattcaaaaattgtaAGTGATGAAGCAGAAGAAAACAGTTCTGCATCTACAGAAGATGTCATAATCTTGGATTCAGCATCAAACTCCATGGGAAAGGATGCAAAACTTTGTAGAAGGATCAAG CCGATAAATACTGTTGACAAAGAGTTAGACTCAAATGCTTGTTCACGTGAAGAAGGCCATCATAATGTTAGGAGGAATAGGTGCAAGCCACATTTGGAAGTTAATGGAAATGAGGAAGTCAGCACATACCATACCACTACTGCAGGCAAAGATAAAATTCTGGATTCACCTTCTGACCCTGAAGGCAAAGTGCATCCTCCAAAAGCACAGAAG CAGCCTGCAAATGCTGTCATAGGAGATGCTAACACTGATGCTTTAAGGCACTCAACTGGTGTCAGCAGGGGGAGAAACAATTCAGGTCTGAGTTTATGTATTCCTAGGCAGGCAAAAGTTGGGAATTTAGATAGCAGTAGTGAATCTACTGGTGCTTTGAGCCATACTACTGTCTCAAGGCAGGAAAAAGTTGGAAATTTGAATACTAGTCTTGATGCTTTGAGTTTGGCAACTGGTCTCAGCAGCAGGAGAAATAATTCTGATTCTGCATTAACTACTTCCAGACATTTACGAGTTAGAAATTCTCATTTTAGTCCTCCTGCTTTGAGGCATGCAACTGGCCTGGAGCAGGGGAGAAATAATTCTGATTCTAAGGTAGGTGGATTCAGACAGGCAAAAGGTGGAAACTGCGAGTTTGATCAAAAGCTTTGTGATTTTGCACAGAAGGCTGCACGTAAACGGGGAATGAAAGAATCCAATTTAATCCTGGCTGACAGGTTAAAATCTTCACATTTGTCTCCAGAGGTAAAAGGTAAGGGAAAACCTTCTCTACAAATTGTCAAGGTCGAAAAATCTTGTCTGACAGATACTGAAATGTCTGCTTTAACTTCACTTTTGGATCTACAAGAtgataagggaaaaaaaagaggCAATGCACAGGCTGTGGAAGGAAAAAAGCTAGGAGAAGACGTGCAAATGACTGAAACTGTTGCCCATAATGTGAAATATAACACTGGCTTGTCTGTGAAGCCACAAAAACATTATGGGAAGAGGAAATCCAAGTCAAATTCACCGGGTGTTAAAGAATCTGGTTTGCAATCTCTTGGAATCGTTCCACAGCCATCTTTTGTTGCAAAATCTAAGGGACAATGGAAATCCGAACCTGGGTCTGATAGTTCCAGTTCAAATCACTCATTGAATTCGAAGATGAGGAAGAAAGCAGTTCAACATGTTCAGTGTGAAGCTGAAGAGCAAAGTATTGCTTTGGATGACAGTCAAAATTCAACTTCACAGccacaaaagaaaagaaaaaagaatctgAGTATTCCAGTCCTTGTGGAGATTAAAGGTTCAACTCTTCAAATTGACTTATCAAAATCGCGCAGGGATCTAAATCATGCTGCAG GGAAAACTGGAGCAATCGAATCTTCGTAA
- the LOC123198170 gene encoding uncharacterized protein LOC123198170 isoform X6: MAFDSSDFPVPQESSCYMQLGWQCDFYFGYGFDVIEEDATNEKYCIQVLRILITKADTEIDELEKDLVFLQNELAGVEYEEWFEICCNALRKQIDCLYIAVRSLKSKDKNDIEVRFLMYRKPLKSLHEILKALLGDYCNDKDKQNEQPLDAMVLDSFDSTVLPPEHLEENSKFIFSDSSTVVKEESQASSITYSESGSFLNTPLTHQEKKRNNSEAAKFYYEQPRYTNGKDSSPNSLKSEAGDHDEKEVLSTVDMEPAMKGEAREHYFTSVCNQVIQNSSLNSMDERRCSLELAMDQPVDIMLKNPNGTGLKHVVNYSNKKEKICSSNSKIVSDEAEENSSASTEDVIILDSASNSMGKDAKLCRRIKPINTVDKELDSNACSREEGHHNVRRNRCKPHLEVNGNEEVSTYHTTTAGKDKILDSPSDPEGKVHPPKAQKQPANAVIGDANTDALRHSTGVSRGRNNSGLSLCIPRQAKVGNLDSSSESTGALSHTTVSRQEKVGNLNTSLDALSLATGLSSRRNNSDSALTTSRHLRVRNSHFSPPALRHATGLEQGRNNSDSKVGGFRQAKGGNCEFDQKLCDFAQKAARKRGMKESNLILADRLKSSHLSPEVKGKGKPSLQIVKVEKSCLTDTEMSALTSLLDLQDDKGKKRGNAQAVEGKKLGEDVQMTETVAHNVKYNTGLSVKPQKHYGKRKSKSNSPGVKESGLQSLGIVPQPSFVAKSKGQWKSEPGSDSSSSNHSLNSKMRKKAVQHVQCEAEEQSIALDDSQNSTSQPQKKRKKNLSIPVLVEIKGSTLQIDLSKSRRDLNHAAGKDDLSITESYSIDSCTEVVTSSSFATSKLMELKIGKTGAIESS, from the exons ATGGCATTTGATTCAAGTGATTTTCCAGTTCCACAAGAGAGTAGTTGCTATATGCAACTTGGCTGGCAATGTGACTTCTACTTCGGTTATGGGTTTG ATGTGATTGAAGAAGATGCTACGAATGAGAAATATTGTATACAGGTGCTGAGGATCTTGATCACAAAGGCTGACACTGAAATTGATGAACTCGAAAAAGATTTAGTGTTTCTTCAAAATGAACTAGCTGGGGTAGAATACGAAGAATGGTTTGAGATATGTTGCAATGCTTTGCGAAAACAGATAGATTGCCTTTATATCGCGGTAAGGAGTTTGAAGAGTAAAGATAAAAACGATATTGAAGTTCGATTTTTGATGTATAGAAAACCTCTTAAGAGTTTGCATGAAATATTAAAAGCTCTACTCGGAGACTACTGCAACGATAAAGATAAACAG AATGAACAGCCCCTCGATGCGATGGTGCTAGACAGTTTTGATTCTACCGTACTTCCTCCTGAACATCTGGaagaaaactcaaaatttattttttctgactCGAGCACTGTTGTAAAGGAGGAAAGTCAAGCATCCAGTATTACCTATTCAGAAAGTGGTTCATTTTTAAATACACCTCTGACCCatcaagagaagaaaagaaataattcAGAAGCAGCTAAG TTCTATTATGAACAGCCTAGGTATACTAATGGTAAAGATTCCAGTCCAAACTCTTTGAAATCAGAAGCTGGTGACCATGATGAAAAAGAAGTATTAAGCACCGTTGACATGGAACCTGCTATGAAGGGGGAAGCCAGAGAACACTATTTTACTTCAGTGTGTAACCAAGTGATCCAAAATTCGTCTTTGAATTCCATGGATGAGAGAAGATGTAGTCTAGAACTGGCTATGGACCAG CCTGTTGATATCATGTTGAAGAATCCCAATGGAACTGGTTTGAAGCATGTTGTTAACTACTCCaacaagaaggaaaaaatttgctcttcaaattcaaaaattgtaAGTGATGAAGCAGAAGAAAACAGTTCTGCATCTACAGAAGATGTCATAATCTTGGATTCAGCATCAAACTCCATGGGAAAGGATGCAAAACTTTGTAGAAGGATCAAG CCGATAAATACTGTTGACAAAGAGTTAGACTCAAATGCTTGTTCACGTGAAGAAGGCCATCATAATGTTAGGAGGAATAGGTGCAAGCCACATTTGGAAGTTAATGGAAATGAGGAAGTCAGCACATACCATACCACTACTGCAGGCAAAGATAAAATTCTGGATTCACCTTCTGACCCTGAAGGCAAAGTGCATCCTCCAAAAGCACAGAAG CAGCCTGCAAATGCTGTCATAGGAGATGCTAACACTGATGCTTTAAGGCACTCAACTGGTGTCAGCAGGGGGAGAAACAATTCAGGTCTGAGTTTATGTATTCCTAGGCAGGCAAAAGTTGGGAATTTAGATAGCAGTAGTGAATCTACTGGTGCTTTGAGCCATACTACTGTCTCAAGGCAGGAAAAAGTTGGAAATTTGAATACTAGTCTTGATGCTTTGAGTTTGGCAACTGGTCTCAGCAGCAGGAGAAATAATTCTGATTCTGCATTAACTACTTCCAGACATTTACGAGTTAGAAATTCTCATTTTAGTCCTCCTGCTTTGAGGCATGCAACTGGCCTGGAGCAGGGGAGAAATAATTCTGATTCTAAGGTAGGTGGATTCAGACAGGCAAAAGGTGGAAACTGCGAGTTTGATCAAAAGCTTTGTGATTTTGCACAGAAGGCTGCACGTAAACGGGGAATGAAAGAATCCAATTTAATCCTGGCTGACAGGTTAAAATCTTCACATTTGTCTCCAGAGGTAAAAGGTAAGGGAAAACCTTCTCTACAAATTGTCAAGGTCGAAAAATCTTGTCTGACAGATACTGAAATGTCTGCTTTAACTTCACTTTTGGATCTACAAGAtgataagggaaaaaaaagaggCAATGCACAGGCTGTGGAAGGAAAAAAGCTAGGAGAAGACGTGCAAATGACTGAAACTGTTGCCCATAATGTGAAATATAACACTGGCTTGTCTGTGAAGCCACAAAAACATTATGGGAAGAGGAAATCCAAGTCAAATTCACCGGGTGTTAAAGAATCTGGTTTGCAATCTCTTGGAATCGTTCCACAGCCATCTTTTGTTGCAAAATCTAAGGGACAATGGAAATCCGAACCTGGGTCTGATAGTTCCAGTTCAAATCACTCATTGAATTCGAAGATGAGGAAGAAAGCAGTTCAACATGTTCAGTGTGAAGCTGAAGAGCAAAGTATTGCTTTGGATGACAGTCAAAATTCAACTTCACAGccacaaaagaaaagaaaaaagaatctgAGTATTCCAGTCCTTGTGGAGATTAAAGGTTCAACTCTTCAAATTGACTTATCAAAATCGCGCAGGGATCTAAATCATGCTGCAGGTAAGGATGATCTTTCGATCACAGAATCCTACTCAATTGATTCCTGCACTGAGGTTGTGACATCTTCGTCTTTTGCAACTAGTAAACTGATGGAACTAAAAATAG GGAAAACTGGAGCAATCGAATCTTCGTAA
- the LOC123198170 gene encoding uncharacterized protein LOC123198170 isoform X4, translating into MAFDSSDFPVPQESSCYMQLGWQCDFYFGYGFDVIEEDATNEKYCIQVLRILITKADTEIDELEKDLVFLQNELAGVEYEEWFEICCNALRKQIDCLYIAVRSLKSKDKNDIEVRFLMYRKPLKSLHEILKALLGDYCNDKDKQNEQPLDAMVLDSFDSTVLPPEHLEENSKFIFSDSSTVVKEESQASSITYSESGSFLNTPLTHQEKKRNNSEAAKPRYTNGKDSSPNSLKSEAGDHDEKEVLSTVDMEPAMKGEAREHYFTSVCNQVIQNSSLNSMDERRCSLELAMDQPVDIMLKNPNGTGLKHVVNYSNKKEKICSSNSKIVSDEAEENSSASTEDVIILDSASNSMGKDAKLCRRIKPINTVDKELDSNACSREEGHHNVRRNRCKPHLEVNGNEEVSTYHTTTAGKDKILDSPSDPEGKVHPPKAQKQPANAVIGDANTDALRHSTGVSRGRNNSGLSLCIPRQAKVGNLDSSSESTGALSHTTVSRQEKVGNLNTSLDALSLATGLSSRRNNSDSALTTSRHLRVRNSHFSPPALRHATGLEQGRNNSDSKVGGFRQAKGGNCEFDQKLCDFAQKAARKRGMKESNLILADRLKSSHLSPEVKGKGKPSLQIVKVEKSCLTDTEMSALTSLLDLQDDKGKKRGNAQAVEGKKLGEDVQMTETVAHNVKYNTGLSVKPQKHYGKRKSKSNSPGVKESGLQSLGIVPQPSFVAKSKGQWKSEPGSDSSSSNHSLNSKMRKKAVQHVQCEAEEQSIALDDSQNSTSQPQKKRKKNLSIPVLVEIKGSTLQIDLSKSRRDLNHAAGKDDLSITESYSIDSCTEVVTSSSFATSKLMELKIGELRAIAKEQKLTKYYKLRKTDLVGHIANKLGSC; encoded by the exons ATGGCATTTGATTCAAGTGATTTTCCAGTTCCACAAGAGAGTAGTTGCTATATGCAACTTGGCTGGCAATGTGACTTCTACTTCGGTTATGGGTTTG ATGTGATTGAAGAAGATGCTACGAATGAGAAATATTGTATACAGGTGCTGAGGATCTTGATCACAAAGGCTGACACTGAAATTGATGAACTCGAAAAAGATTTAGTGTTTCTTCAAAATGAACTAGCTGGGGTAGAATACGAAGAATGGTTTGAGATATGTTGCAATGCTTTGCGAAAACAGATAGATTGCCTTTATATCGCGGTAAGGAGTTTGAAGAGTAAAGATAAAAACGATATTGAAGTTCGATTTTTGATGTATAGAAAACCTCTTAAGAGTTTGCATGAAATATTAAAAGCTCTACTCGGAGACTACTGCAACGATAAAGATAAACAG AATGAACAGCCCCTCGATGCGATGGTGCTAGACAGTTTTGATTCTACCGTACTTCCTCCTGAACATCTGGaagaaaactcaaaatttattttttctgactCGAGCACTGTTGTAAAGGAGGAAAGTCAAGCATCCAGTATTACCTATTCAGAAAGTGGTTCATTTTTAAATACACCTCTGACCCatcaagagaagaaaagaaataattcAGAAGCAGCTAAG CCTAGGTATACTAATGGTAAAGATTCCAGTCCAAACTCTTTGAAATCAGAAGCTGGTGACCATGATGAAAAAGAAGTATTAAGCACCGTTGACATGGAACCTGCTATGAAGGGGGAAGCCAGAGAACACTATTTTACTTCAGTGTGTAACCAAGTGATCCAAAATTCGTCTTTGAATTCCATGGATGAGAGAAGATGTAGTCTAGAACTGGCTATGGACCAG CCTGTTGATATCATGTTGAAGAATCCCAATGGAACTGGTTTGAAGCATGTTGTTAACTACTCCaacaagaaggaaaaaatttgctcttcaaattcaaaaattgtaAGTGATGAAGCAGAAGAAAACAGTTCTGCATCTACAGAAGATGTCATAATCTTGGATTCAGCATCAAACTCCATGGGAAAGGATGCAAAACTTTGTAGAAGGATCAAG CCGATAAATACTGTTGACAAAGAGTTAGACTCAAATGCTTGTTCACGTGAAGAAGGCCATCATAATGTTAGGAGGAATAGGTGCAAGCCACATTTGGAAGTTAATGGAAATGAGGAAGTCAGCACATACCATACCACTACTGCAGGCAAAGATAAAATTCTGGATTCACCTTCTGACCCTGAAGGCAAAGTGCATCCTCCAAAAGCACAGAAG CAGCCTGCAAATGCTGTCATAGGAGATGCTAACACTGATGCTTTAAGGCACTCAACTGGTGTCAGCAGGGGGAGAAACAATTCAGGTCTGAGTTTATGTATTCCTAGGCAGGCAAAAGTTGGGAATTTAGATAGCAGTAGTGAATCTACTGGTGCTTTGAGCCATACTACTGTCTCAAGGCAGGAAAAAGTTGGAAATTTGAATACTAGTCTTGATGCTTTGAGTTTGGCAACTGGTCTCAGCAGCAGGAGAAATAATTCTGATTCTGCATTAACTACTTCCAGACATTTACGAGTTAGAAATTCTCATTTTAGTCCTCCTGCTTTGAGGCATGCAACTGGCCTGGAGCAGGGGAGAAATAATTCTGATTCTAAGGTAGGTGGATTCAGACAGGCAAAAGGTGGAAACTGCGAGTTTGATCAAAAGCTTTGTGATTTTGCACAGAAGGCTGCACGTAAACGGGGAATGAAAGAATCCAATTTAATCCTGGCTGACAGGTTAAAATCTTCACATTTGTCTCCAGAGGTAAAAGGTAAGGGAAAACCTTCTCTACAAATTGTCAAGGTCGAAAAATCTTGTCTGACAGATACTGAAATGTCTGCTTTAACTTCACTTTTGGATCTACAAGAtgataagggaaaaaaaagaggCAATGCACAGGCTGTGGAAGGAAAAAAGCTAGGAGAAGACGTGCAAATGACTGAAACTGTTGCCCATAATGTGAAATATAACACTGGCTTGTCTGTGAAGCCACAAAAACATTATGGGAAGAGGAAATCCAAGTCAAATTCACCGGGTGTTAAAGAATCTGGTTTGCAATCTCTTGGAATCGTTCCACAGCCATCTTTTGTTGCAAAATCTAAGGGACAATGGAAATCCGAACCTGGGTCTGATAGTTCCAGTTCAAATCACTCATTGAATTCGAAGATGAGGAAGAAAGCAGTTCAACATGTTCAGTGTGAAGCTGAAGAGCAAAGTATTGCTTTGGATGACAGTCAAAATTCAACTTCACAGccacaaaagaaaagaaaaaagaatctgAGTATTCCAGTCCTTGTGGAGATTAAAGGTTCAACTCTTCAAATTGACTTATCAAAATCGCGCAGGGATCTAAATCATGCTGCAGGTAAGGATGATCTTTCGATCACAGAATCCTACTCAATTGATTCCTGCACTGAGGTTGTGACATCTTCGTCTTTTGCAACTAGTAAACTGATGGAACTAAAAATAGGTGAGCTGAGGGCCATTGCAAAGGAACAGAAACTAACAAAGTATTATAAGCTTCGAAAAACTGATCTGGTCGGACATATAGCCAACAAATTAGGTTCTTGTTAA
- the LOC123198170 gene encoding uncharacterized protein LOC123198170 isoform X5, giving the protein MAFDSSDFPVPQESSCYMQLGWQCDFYFGYGFDVIEEDATNEKYCIQVLRILITKADTEIDELEKDLVFLQNELAGVEYEEWFEICCNALRKQIDCLYIAVRSLKSKDKNDIEVRFLMYRKPLKSLHEILKALLGDYCNDKDKQNEQPLDAMVLDSFDSTVLPPEHLEENSKFIFSDSSTVVKEESQASSITYSESGSFLNTPLTHQEKKRNNSEAAKFYYEQPRYTNGKDSSPNSLKSEAGDHDEKEVLSTVDMEPAMKGEAREHYFTSVCNQVIQNSSLNSMDERRCSLELAMDQNPNGTGLKHVVNYSNKKEKICSSNSKIVSDEAEENSSASTEDVIILDSASNSMGKDAKLCRRIKPINTVDKELDSNACSREEGHHNVRRNRCKPHLEVNGNEEVSTYHTTTAGKDKILDSPSDPEGKVHPPKAQKQPANAVIGDANTDALRHSTGVSRGRNNSGLSLCIPRQAKVGNLDSSSESTGALSHTTVSRQEKVGNLNTSLDALSLATGLSSRRNNSDSALTTSRHLRVRNSHFSPPALRHATGLEQGRNNSDSKVGGFRQAKGGNCEFDQKLCDFAQKAARKRGMKESNLILADRLKSSHLSPEVKGKGKPSLQIVKVEKSCLTDTEMSALTSLLDLQDDKGKKRGNAQAVEGKKLGEDVQMTETVAHNVKYNTGLSVKPQKHYGKRKSKSNSPGVKESGLQSLGIVPQPSFVAKSKGQWKSEPGSDSSSSNHSLNSKMRKKAVQHVQCEAEEQSIALDDSQNSTSQPQKKRKKNLSIPVLVEIKGSTLQIDLSKSRRDLNHAAGKDDLSITESYSIDSCTEVVTSSSFATSKLMELKIGELRAIAKEQKLTKYYKLRKTDLVGHIANKLGSC; this is encoded by the exons ATGGCATTTGATTCAAGTGATTTTCCAGTTCCACAAGAGAGTAGTTGCTATATGCAACTTGGCTGGCAATGTGACTTCTACTTCGGTTATGGGTTTG ATGTGATTGAAGAAGATGCTACGAATGAGAAATATTGTATACAGGTGCTGAGGATCTTGATCACAAAGGCTGACACTGAAATTGATGAACTCGAAAAAGATTTAGTGTTTCTTCAAAATGAACTAGCTGGGGTAGAATACGAAGAATGGTTTGAGATATGTTGCAATGCTTTGCGAAAACAGATAGATTGCCTTTATATCGCGGTAAGGAGTTTGAAGAGTAAAGATAAAAACGATATTGAAGTTCGATTTTTGATGTATAGAAAACCTCTTAAGAGTTTGCATGAAATATTAAAAGCTCTACTCGGAGACTACTGCAACGATAAAGATAAACAG AATGAACAGCCCCTCGATGCGATGGTGCTAGACAGTTTTGATTCTACCGTACTTCCTCCTGAACATCTGGaagaaaactcaaaatttattttttctgactCGAGCACTGTTGTAAAGGAGGAAAGTCAAGCATCCAGTATTACCTATTCAGAAAGTGGTTCATTTTTAAATACACCTCTGACCCatcaagagaagaaaagaaataattcAGAAGCAGCTAAG TTCTATTATGAACAGCCTAGGTATACTAATGGTAAAGATTCCAGTCCAAACTCTTTGAAATCAGAAGCTGGTGACCATGATGAAAAAGAAGTATTAAGCACCGTTGACATGGAACCTGCTATGAAGGGGGAAGCCAGAGAACACTATTTTACTTCAGTGTGTAACCAAGTGATCCAAAATTCGTCTTTGAATTCCATGGATGAGAGAAGATGTAGTCTAGAACTGGCTATGGACCAG AATCCCAATGGAACTGGTTTGAAGCATGTTGTTAACTACTCCaacaagaaggaaaaaatttgctcttcaaattcaaaaattgtaAGTGATGAAGCAGAAGAAAACAGTTCTGCATCTACAGAAGATGTCATAATCTTGGATTCAGCATCAAACTCCATGGGAAAGGATGCAAAACTTTGTAGAAGGATCAAG CCGATAAATACTGTTGACAAAGAGTTAGACTCAAATGCTTGTTCACGTGAAGAAGGCCATCATAATGTTAGGAGGAATAGGTGCAAGCCACATTTGGAAGTTAATGGAAATGAGGAAGTCAGCACATACCATACCACTACTGCAGGCAAAGATAAAATTCTGGATTCACCTTCTGACCCTGAAGGCAAAGTGCATCCTCCAAAAGCACAGAAG CAGCCTGCAAATGCTGTCATAGGAGATGCTAACACTGATGCTTTAAGGCACTCAACTGGTGTCAGCAGGGGGAGAAACAATTCAGGTCTGAGTTTATGTATTCCTAGGCAGGCAAAAGTTGGGAATTTAGATAGCAGTAGTGAATCTACTGGTGCTTTGAGCCATACTACTGTCTCAAGGCAGGAAAAAGTTGGAAATTTGAATACTAGTCTTGATGCTTTGAGTTTGGCAACTGGTCTCAGCAGCAGGAGAAATAATTCTGATTCTGCATTAACTACTTCCAGACATTTACGAGTTAGAAATTCTCATTTTAGTCCTCCTGCTTTGAGGCATGCAACTGGCCTGGAGCAGGGGAGAAATAATTCTGATTCTAAGGTAGGTGGATTCAGACAGGCAAAAGGTGGAAACTGCGAGTTTGATCAAAAGCTTTGTGATTTTGCACAGAAGGCTGCACGTAAACGGGGAATGAAAGAATCCAATTTAATCCTGGCTGACAGGTTAAAATCTTCACATTTGTCTCCAGAGGTAAAAGGTAAGGGAAAACCTTCTCTACAAATTGTCAAGGTCGAAAAATCTTGTCTGACAGATACTGAAATGTCTGCTTTAACTTCACTTTTGGATCTACAAGAtgataagggaaaaaaaagaggCAATGCACAGGCTGTGGAAGGAAAAAAGCTAGGAGAAGACGTGCAAATGACTGAAACTGTTGCCCATAATGTGAAATATAACACTGGCTTGTCTGTGAAGCCACAAAAACATTATGGGAAGAGGAAATCCAAGTCAAATTCACCGGGTGTTAAAGAATCTGGTTTGCAATCTCTTGGAATCGTTCCACAGCCATCTTTTGTTGCAAAATCTAAGGGACAATGGAAATCCGAACCTGGGTCTGATAGTTCCAGTTCAAATCACTCATTGAATTCGAAGATGAGGAAGAAAGCAGTTCAACATGTTCAGTGTGAAGCTGAAGAGCAAAGTATTGCTTTGGATGACAGTCAAAATTCAACTTCACAGccacaaaagaaaagaaaaaagaatctgAGTATTCCAGTCCTTGTGGAGATTAAAGGTTCAACTCTTCAAATTGACTTATCAAAATCGCGCAGGGATCTAAATCATGCTGCAGGTAAGGATGATCTTTCGATCACAGAATCCTACTCAATTGATTCCTGCACTGAGGTTGTGACATCTTCGTCTTTTGCAACTAGTAAACTGATGGAACTAAAAATAGGTGAGCTGAGGGCCATTGCAAAGGAACAGAAACTAACAAAGTATTATAAGCTTCGAAAAACTGATCTGGTCGGACATATAGCCAACAAATTAGGTTCTTGTTAA